A genome region from Bacteroidota bacterium includes the following:
- a CDS encoding carotenoid biosynthesis protein, with protein MERQNFIKKYGGAILLAFFYSVGILGHSLENFLPLMKDLTPITLLLSVAFVIYLTKSDWNKKVIIWAVATFILTFSLEVTGVATGAVFGNYTYGDTLGPKLFGVPVIIGINWVMIIYAIVSALTKATANVAALVFLAATATVAFDFVMEPVAMHLGYWNWMNDKIPFQNYIAWFVIAAISALGYFFIRQKPKHDLPIFLVLIQFLFFLMLEMILVK; from the coding sequence ATGGAAAGGCAGAACTTTATAAAGAAATACGGCGGAGCGATATTGCTCGCCTTTTTCTATTCTGTTGGAATTCTCGGGCATTCCCTCGAGAATTTTCTGCCGTTAATGAAAGACCTGACTCCCATTACGCTCCTTCTTTCTGTCGCCTTTGTCATATATTTGACAAAGAGTGACTGGAACAAAAAAGTAATAATTTGGGCGGTTGCAACTTTTATTCTCACATTTTCACTTGAAGTTACCGGTGTAGCCACCGGAGCCGTATTTGGAAACTACACTTACGGTGACACACTTGGACCAAAGCTTTTTGGTGTTCCTGTTATCATTGGAATTAACTGGGTTATGATTATTTATGCGATCGTTTCCGCACTCACAAAAGCGACAGCAAATGTAGCAGCACTGGTGTTTCTGGCGGCAACTGCAACCGTGGCATTTGATTTTGTAATGGAACCTGTTGCGATGCACCTGGGGTACTGGAATTGGATGAACGACAAGATACCGTTTCAAAATTACATTGCCTGGTTCGTTATTGCTGCTATTAGTGCTCTCGGATATTTTTTCATCAGGCAAAAACCAAAGCATGACCTCCCGATTTTTCTCGTTCTGATTCAGTTCCTTTTCTTCCTGATGCTTGAAATGATTCTGGTAAAATAG
- a CDS encoding glycosyltransferase: protein MIFELILFSVVTVFAFITFLVSLYNLLTAPVPGKNLGSLGNKEPLPFLSILIPARNEEENIEKCLRNCLNQNHRNIEVMVLDDNSDDRTGEIVAEIAAEDDRVKTLRGKYLPKGWLGKNWACHQLSEEAKGEYLLFIDADVILREDAAEIALNTLKKFNLSMFSVFPTQLLNSFGSALVIPLMNWLLLNFLPLKQVYKSKSSKFVAANGQFILMTRNAYSATGGHTAVRDKVVEDMELARLIKRSGMRMMTALGGDVIRCRMYSGFLSSIRGFTKNFYAGFDISAVLFVIMITFFVLVYLMPFVFVFFNTIWLAPVLLTLLSRWFTSRISHSNPVIEVFCHPIQMIIMYFTGWRSLYFTKTGIIEWKGRTL from the coding sequence GTGATCTTTGAACTGATTCTCTTCTCTGTAGTCACAGTTTTTGCATTCATCACCTTCTTAGTGAGTCTATATAATTTACTGACGGCACCGGTTCCCGGGAAAAATCTTGGTTCCCTGGGAAATAAAGAGCCGCTCCCGTTTCTCTCGATTTTGATTCCCGCCCGTAATGAAGAGGAGAATATCGAAAAATGTTTAAGAAACTGCCTGAACCAAAATCATCGAAACATTGAGGTGATGGTGCTTGATGACAATTCCGATGACAGAACGGGTGAAATTGTCGCAGAAATTGCCGCAGAAGATGACAGGGTGAAAACTCTTCGAGGCAAGTACTTGCCAAAGGGATGGCTCGGAAAGAATTGGGCTTGTCACCAGCTTTCAGAGGAAGCCAAAGGAGAGTATTTGTTGTTTATCGATGCTGATGTCATTTTGAGGGAGGATGCCGCAGAAATTGCTTTAAATACGCTGAAAAAGTTTAACCTGTCGATGTTTTCGGTTTTCCCGACCCAGTTGTTGAACAGCTTTGGTTCAGCTCTTGTTATACCCTTGATGAACTGGCTCCTGTTAAATTTTTTACCTTTGAAGCAGGTTTACAAATCGAAATCATCAAAATTTGTTGCTGCAAACGGTCAGTTTATTTTAATGACCCGGAACGCATATTCGGCAACAGGTGGTCACACCGCTGTGCGCGACAAAGTGGTAGAGGATATGGAACTTGCCCGTCTGATAAAACGGTCAGGCATGAGGATGATGACAGCGCTGGGAGGCGATGTAATAAGGTGCAGAATGTATTCCGGATTTTTGTCATCAATCAGGGGATTCACAAAGAATTTTTACGCCGGATTCGATATTTCAGCGGTACTGTTTGTTATAATGATCACATTTTTCGTTCTGGTGTACCTAATGCCGTTCGTGTTTGTGTTCTTCAATACAATATGGTTGGCACCCGTTTTATTAACTTTGCTTTCAAGATGGTTTACGAGTCGAATAAGCCATTCAAATCCGGTAATCGAAGTTTTTTGTCACCCGATTCAGATGATAATTATGTATTTTACGGGTTGGCGTTCTCTTTATTTCACGAAAACAGGCATTATTGAATGGAAAGGCAGAACTTTATAA
- a CDS encoding lysophospholipid acyltransferase family protein, translating to MIKADKKPWFDRLFTFYLERLMKKHFSHFYVTNEFPDVSDDVSVTFAPNHFSWWDGFFIQKIQREFLPNRNFHILMLSEQLKVYRFFNWMGAYGIDLNDTKSIIKTVKYTRELLSDSKNLTVIYPQGEIQPYDVRPLNLKAGISKFVGGTGDHSVVIPVAFKVQYEEEKLPALYCSFGNPAPASKVEKDFKYFEAAFMENLGELDAKAASKSFVRDIFK from the coding sequence ATGATAAAGGCTGACAAAAAACCATGGTTCGACCGTCTTTTCACTTTCTATCTCGAAAGACTGATGAAGAAGCACTTCTCTCATTTTTATGTCACGAATGAATTTCCCGATGTCAGCGATGATGTATCAGTAACTTTCGCACCAAATCACTTTTCATGGTGGGACGGTTTTTTCATTCAGAAGATACAACGAGAATTTCTGCCGAACAGGAATTTCCATATTTTAATGCTTTCGGAACAGTTGAAAGTTTACAGATTTTTTAACTGGATGGGTGCGTACGGAATCGACCTTAACGATACAAAAAGCATAATAAAAACGGTTAAATATACCAGAGAGCTGCTTTCGGACAGCAAAAATCTGACAGTAATATATCCTCAGGGAGAGATTCAGCCGTATGATGTGCGTCCGTTGAATCTGAAAGCGGGGATATCGAAGTTTGTGGGAGGAACGGGAGACCATTCTGTTGTGATTCCTGTTGCTTTCAAGGTGCAATATGAAGAAGAAAAACTTCCCGCACTCTATTGTTCATTCGGAAATCCGGCTCCGGCATCAAAAGTTGAGAAGGATTTTAAATATTTTGAGGCGGCATTTATGGAAAATCTGGGGGAACTTGATGCTAAGGCCGCTTCCAAATCATTTGTCAGGGATATCTTCAAGTGA
- the crtI gene encoding phytoene desaturase: protein MKRVVVVGAGLGGLSAAIRLQKGGYQVTILEQNEKAGGKANEITESGFRFDTGPSLLTMPFVIEQLFREAGLDADDYLEFVQPDVLCRYFYPAGKMIDAFSNLDRFISELTVKFDLKREIVESYFDYSKRIYDLTADLFLFNSFREWSTFFNKKAAVTLLNLPKIDSFRTMHEANASFFSDPEVIQLFDRYATYNGSNPYLAPATLNIIQHVEYGIGGYTLKGGIYSLSKALTEVALKSGVKIETNCTVDEIILAKNDVRGVCCRGRVIDDPNRVVGVRCGDEVFEADIVVSNSDVTNTYKKLLDDSQVRPARKYYKTEPSSSALVYYWGVKGEHSELKMHNILFSEDYKKEFDEIFESGKAPEDPTVYIYISSRVNEDDAPKGFENWFVMINMPPATSKNYYSIDSIRRSIINKIEKMLGIDLNERIVFERVLTPEKIEEKTSSVYGSLYGISSNNKYAAFLRQDNKSKEYGGLYFCGGSAHPGGGIPLVILSGKIVSELVAKYEK, encoded by the coding sequence GTGAAGCGGGTGGTGGTAGTCGGGGCGGGGTTGGGTGGTCTCTCCGCTGCAATCCGGCTTCAAAAAGGAGGGTATCAGGTTACAATTCTCGAACAGAATGAGAAGGCAGGGGGTAAAGCCAACGAAATTACTGAATCCGGTTTTAGATTCGATACGGGTCCCTCGCTTCTGACGATGCCTTTTGTTATCGAGCAATTATTTCGGGAAGCGGGGCTTGATGCGGATGATTACCTTGAGTTCGTTCAGCCCGATGTGTTGTGCCGCTATTTTTATCCCGCGGGGAAAATGATTGATGCGTTCAGCAATCTCGACAGATTTATCTCCGAACTTACAGTCAAATTTGATTTGAAAAGGGAAATTGTCGAATCCTATTTTGATTATTCCAAAAGGATATATGATCTTACCGCCGATCTTTTCCTTTTTAACAGTTTCAGGGAGTGGTCAACCTTCTTCAATAAAAAAGCTGCTGTCACTCTGTTGAATCTGCCAAAAATCGATTCCTTCCGTACCATGCACGAAGCCAATGCATCCTTTTTCAGTGATCCTGAAGTAATCCAGCTTTTCGATCGATATGCTACCTACAACGGATCAAATCCATATCTTGCACCCGCAACACTAAACATCATCCAGCATGTGGAATATGGAATCGGCGGCTACACGCTTAAAGGTGGAATATATTCCCTCAGCAAGGCACTGACGGAAGTTGCCTTGAAATCGGGTGTAAAGATAGAAACAAATTGTACAGTTGATGAAATTATATTGGCGAAAAATGATGTTCGGGGTGTATGTTGCAGAGGTAGAGTGATTGACGACCCCAACAGAGTGGTTGGAGTAAGATGCGGTGATGAGGTATTCGAAGCCGATATTGTGGTTTCAAACTCCGATGTGACGAACACCTACAAAAAACTGTTGGACGATTCGCAGGTTCGCCCTGCGAGGAAATATTACAAAACAGAACCTTCCTCCTCTGCGCTGGTTTATTACTGGGGTGTGAAAGGGGAACACTCTGAATTGAAAATGCATAATATTCTCTTTTCGGAGGATTATAAAAAAGAGTTTGATGAGATTTTTGAATCCGGAAAAGCTCCCGAAGACCCTACTGTTTACATCTATATTTCATCCAGGGTAAATGAAGATGACGCACCAAAAGGATTCGAAAACTGGTTTGTAATGATTAACATGCCTCCCGCAACCTCCAAAAATTACTACAGCATTGATTCAATCAGAAGGAGCATAATCAACAAAATTGAAAAGATGCTTGGTATTGATTTGAATGAACGAATTGTTTTTGAAAGAGTTCTCACGCCGGAGAAGATAGAAGAAAAAACCTCCTCCGTTTATGGAAGTTTGTATGGCATCTCCTCAAACAACAAATACGCTGCTTTTTTAAGGCAGGACAACAAGTCGAAAGAGTACGGCGGACTTTACTTCTGTGGCGGGAGTGCTCATCCCGGCGGCGGAATACCGCTGGTGATTCTGTCGGGTAAAATAGTCTCGGAACTGGTGGCAAAATATGAAAAGTGA
- a CDS encoding lycopene cyclase domain-containing protein: MSRYLLINLLTVIFPVILSFEKKISFYRKFRFYLFSILVVSPVYLVWDAIATSRGDWGFTPEYLAGVYLFGLPLEEVLFFVTVPYSCLFIYETIKLYLPEKSLPFNKNYYYLAGAVLIVAAGNYSSQYYTSTVMIFSAAFLMVAATFKPAILRSRVYWLSILITYLPFLLVNYFLTAPPIVWYSPEAIWGMRFTTIPVEDFFYSFSMISWWFFFYLLFKKDI, from the coding sequence ATGAGCAGATATCTGCTGATTAACCTGCTAACGGTAATCTTTCCTGTAATTCTTTCTTTCGAGAAGAAGATTTCATTTTACAGGAAATTCCGTTTTTACCTGTTTTCAATACTTGTTGTAAGTCCCGTCTATCTTGTTTGGGACGCAATAGCCACTTCGAGAGGTGACTGGGGGTTTACTCCCGAATACCTGGCGGGGGTTTACCTTTTCGGATTGCCTCTCGAAGAAGTTCTTTTTTTTGTTACCGTGCCTTACTCCTGTCTGTTTATCTATGAGACAATAAAACTCTATCTCCCGGAAAAATCACTTCCTTTCAACAAAAACTATTATTACCTGGCTGGAGCAGTTCTCATAGTTGCAGCGGGAAATTACAGTTCTCAATATTACACTTCCACTGTAATGATTTTTTCTGCAGCATTTCTGATGGTAGCCGCAACTTTCAAGCCTGCAATTCTTCGATCCCGTGTTTACTGGTTATCAATTTTGATTACCTATCTCCCTTTTCTCCTCGTGAATTACTTCCTTACAGCTCCACCGATAGTATGGTATTCACCCGAGGCAATCTGGGGGATGCGATTCACAACAATTCCCGTTGAAGATTTCTTCTATTCCTTTTCGATGATCTCATGGTGGTTTTTCTTTTACCTCTTGTTTAAGAAGGATATTTAG
- a CDS encoding phytoene/squalene synthase family protein, translated as MEFYSSICARTSSLFTKEYSTSFSLGILAFEKRFREPIYSVYGYVRLADEIVDTFHGHDKQTLLCEFREETYKAIERGVSTNPILHAFQEVVNKYKIDREYIDAFLDSMEMDLYNNYYEEKKYDEYIYGSAEVVGLMCLRVFTEGDDEMFKQLLEPARALGSAFQKVNFLRDIKSDIDERGRIYLPNVDSEHGIDDENKKLLEDSIRAEFKLSLEGIRKLPPGVRLGVYSAYLYYIKLFDKICSKKVQHLMKERTRVPDPVKLLLLTKSIIEVKVLKTC; from the coding sequence ATGGAATTTTATAGCAGCATTTGCGCAAGAACTTCTTCCCTTTTCACAAAGGAGTATTCCACCTCATTCAGTTTGGGGATACTTGCTTTTGAAAAGAGATTCCGCGAGCCAATCTACTCGGTCTATGGTTATGTGAGGCTTGCTGATGAAATAGTTGACACTTTTCATGGACATGATAAACAAACCCTCCTCTGTGAATTCAGAGAAGAAACCTATAAGGCGATTGAGCGGGGAGTTTCCACCAATCCGATTCTGCACGCTTTTCAGGAAGTGGTGAATAAATACAAAATTGATCGTGAATATATTGATGCTTTTCTTGACAGTATGGAAATGGACCTCTACAATAACTACTACGAAGAGAAAAAGTATGATGAATATATTTACGGATCTGCAGAGGTAGTGGGGCTGATGTGCCTCAGGGTTTTCACAGAGGGTGATGATGAAATGTTTAAGCAGTTACTCGAACCCGCAAGAGCACTTGGTTCAGCATTTCAGAAGGTAAACTTCCTGAGAGACATTAAATCTGATATCGACGAGAGAGGAAGAATCTATCTTCCGAATGTTGATTCAGAGCATGGAATCGATGATGAAAACAAAAAGCTTTTGGAAGATTCCATAAGAGCCGAATTCAAACTTTCACTCGAAGGAATAAGAAAACTCCCGCCCGGAGTCAGGTTGGGTGTTTACTCGGCGTATCTTTATTACATAAAATTGTTTGATAAAATCTGTTCGAAAAAAGTGCAACACCTGATGAAGGAAAGAACGAGAGTACCTGATCCTGTAAAATTGTTGTTGCTTACAAAATCGATAATAGAAGTAAAGGTTTTAAAGACTTGTTAA
- the crtI gene encoding phytoene desaturase → MQKKNVVIIGSGLGGLSAALRLSSKGHKVTIIEKFNKAGGRLNQLKMDGFTFDVGPSFMSMTYELDELFESCGIKNPVTMQELDPLYTVYFEGNPKPYRIFKDLKKLEKEFEGLEPNLAEKADKYLKRAGEFFHDTEGKVVKSNFDNKLEYVLKLTGVPMKHLPYLFKTMWSEVGKTFESEEVRVIFSLVAFFLGSTPFQTPSVYSLLNYTEMRHNGYWKVKGGMYKLVDELLKLLEERGVEIVYNTEITGVEENNGSVTGMVDSTGKKWEADIFIANADAASFRGRVLGRPKFSDERLDKMHWTLAPFTIYLGVKGQIPNLEHHNYFLGSNFRGYADTIFTSSISPQKPYYYVNVSSKSFPDCAPEGCENIFILCPVPDLRYKKNWDDREELAQNIIDDLSQRVGYDISGNIITKKIMDPVEWEKAFNLYKGSGLGLAHDMDQVGAFRPKNKDEKFDNLYYVGASTTPGTGLPMVVISSKLVMERLEKDYGIL, encoded by the coding sequence ATGCAAAAGAAGAATGTTGTAATTATCGGCTCGGGACTCGGTGGATTATCCGCCGCTTTAAGGCTTTCGTCGAAAGGTCACAAAGTTACGATAATTGAGAAGTTCAACAAAGCCGGTGGCAGACTCAACCAGTTGAAAATGGACGGGTTCACATTTGATGTGGGACCCTCTTTCATGAGTATGACTTATGAACTGGATGAACTTTTCGAATCGTGCGGGATAAAAAATCCGGTTACCATGCAGGAGCTCGATCCCCTCTACACGGTTTACTTTGAGGGGAATCCCAAACCATACAGAATATTCAAAGATCTGAAGAAACTCGAAAAGGAGTTCGAAGGACTTGAACCGAATCTCGCAGAAAAAGCTGATAAGTATTTAAAAAGAGCCGGTGAGTTCTTCCATGATACCGAGGGGAAAGTTGTAAAATCCAACTTCGACAACAAACTGGAATATGTACTCAAGCTGACAGGTGTTCCGATGAAGCATCTTCCATATCTTTTCAAAACGATGTGGAGCGAGGTTGGGAAGACCTTTGAATCGGAAGAAGTTAGGGTTATCTTTTCTCTGGTGGCTTTTTTTCTTGGTTCGACACCATTTCAAACCCCCTCTGTTTATTCACTTCTCAATTATACTGAGATGAGGCACAACGGATATTGGAAAGTTAAGGGGGGAATGTATAAATTAGTTGATGAACTTTTAAAACTTCTTGAAGAAAGAGGAGTTGAAATTGTTTACAATACCGAGATAACCGGAGTGGAGGAAAACAACGGTTCTGTGACAGGAATGGTTGACTCGACAGGAAAAAAATGGGAAGCAGACATCTTCATTGCAAATGCTGATGCGGCATCGTTCAGAGGGAGAGTGCTTGGCAGACCAAAATTCTCGGATGAAAGACTTGACAAGATGCACTGGACTCTGGCACCTTTCACAATTTATCTTGGGGTTAAGGGACAGATACCGAATCTGGAGCATCACAACTATTTCCTCGGCAGTAATTTTAGAGGATATGCAGACACAATCTTCACATCTTCCATATCGCCGCAGAAACCTTATTACTATGTGAATGTCTCCTCAAAGTCATTTCCTGATTGTGCTCCGGAGGGGTGCGAAAATATATTTATTCTTTGTCCTGTGCCCGATCTCAGGTACAAGAAAAACTGGGATGACAGGGAAGAACTTGCTCAGAACATCATAGATGATCTATCACAGAGAGTCGGGTATGATATTTCCGGCAACATTATCACCAAAAAAATAATGGACCCTGTAGAGTGGGAAAAAGCTTTCAACCTCTACAAAGGATCGGGACTTGGGCTGGCGCATGACATGGATCAGGTTGGCGCATTCAGACCAAAAAACAAAGATGAAAAATTTGACAATTTGTATTATGTTGGTGCTTCGACTACGCCGGGCACCGGATTACCGATGGTTGTGATAAGCTCAAAACTTGTAATGGAAAGATTAGAGAAAGACTATGGAATTTTATAG
- a CDS encoding NAD(P)/FAD-dependent oxidoreductase: MIRKFDHIVIGAGYGGLVAAALLAKAGKRVLLLEAHTVPGGCASFYSRKGILFDAGATTLSGMAAGQPMQRMFNELGIEPKVKKLDPGMIIKFGDRELVRHADLDKWIAETERFFKLPRLREFWELVHRIDRTGYSLIGNNSRIPPVSPGDLLSLAKPSNLKGLPLLPYLFKPVEKVMKKFGLDKDPLFRSFIDEQLLITTQNTAGDSPFLTAALGLAYPAETYYPYGGLFFPAKEIEKKFRAFGGEIKYKKRVVAIEKNADGYLVKTSDGSEYRSAGVITNIPLWNIPEITSNEMKEYFVKSLPDSSDAWGAFMVNFAFDYPFDEDVKTAYWQIHLPEGVPHCESKSFFVTLSLADDQQKAPTRMKSVTISLHTKSENWRGIDRQEYERRKNETGNFILSKFDEAFPGMANNKQFVEFGTPSTFERYTFRHRGLVGGVPHSVKNNLLKMHSGVTPFKGFYNTGDTVFPGQGTVAVTTGAMNIVKRILDKD; the protein is encoded by the coding sequence ATGATTCGGAAGTTTGATCATATAGTCATCGGTGCCGGGTATGGCGGTCTTGTTGCTGCGGCACTTTTGGCAAAGGCGGGGAAGAGAGTATTGCTTCTCGAAGCTCATACAGTGCCCGGCGGGTGTGCATCATTCTATTCGAGAAAAGGGATACTGTTTGATGCGGGTGCCACCACCTTGAGCGGTATGGCTGCCGGACAACCGATGCAAAGGATGTTTAATGAACTCGGTATTGAACCGAAAGTAAAAAAGCTTGATCCGGGGATGATTATTAAATTTGGTGACAGGGAATTGGTCAGACACGCTGATCTTGACAAGTGGATTGCTGAGACTGAGCGCTTTTTCAAACTTCCCCGTTTACGGGAATTCTGGGAGCTTGTTCACCGGATTGACAGGACCGGCTATTCACTAATCGGAAACAACAGTCGAATTCCTCCTGTCTCACCGGGGGATCTGCTTTCCCTTGCAAAACCGTCAAATCTGAAGGGCTTGCCGCTGCTTCCGTACCTTTTTAAGCCTGTTGAGAAGGTAATGAAAAAGTTCGGATTGGACAAAGACCCCCTCTTCAGAAGCTTTATTGATGAGCAACTGTTGATTACCACCCAGAATACTGCCGGAGATTCTCCATTTCTGACTGCAGCTCTCGGGCTGGCTTATCCTGCCGAAACATATTACCCTTACGGTGGCCTTTTCTTTCCTGCAAAAGAGATTGAAAAAAAGTTTAGAGCATTCGGAGGCGAAATAAAATATAAAAAACGGGTTGTTGCCATAGAGAAAAATGCAGACGGTTATCTGGTGAAAACCTCCGACGGCTCAGAATACCGGTCAGCCGGAGTGATTACCAACATCCCTCTTTGGAACATTCCTGAGATCACCTCAAATGAGATGAAAGAATATTTTGTGAAATCACTTCCCGACAGTTCGGATGCATGGGGTGCGTTTATGGTGAATTTTGCTTTTGACTATCCTTTTGATGAGGATGTAAAAACTGCCTACTGGCAGATTCATCTACCTGAGGGGGTGCCACATTGTGAATCAAAATCCTTTTTTGTAACATTATCGCTTGCTGACGATCAACAAAAAGCGCCGACAAGGATGAAAAGTGTAACCATATCGCTTCATACAAAGTCCGAAAACTGGAGAGGAATCGATCGTCAGGAGTATGAGAGAAGAAAAAATGAAACAGGGAATTTCATACTGTCGAAATTTGATGAGGCTTTCCCGGGAATGGCGAATAATAAACAATTTGTTGAGTTTGGCACACCATCCACCTTTGAGCGGTACACTTTTAGACACAGAGGACTTGTCGGCGGGGTTCCTCACTCGGTGAAGAATAATCTGTTGAAAATGCACTCAGGTGTTACACCATTTAAGGGCTTCTACAACACAGGGGATACCGTATTTCCCGGGCAGGGAACAGTAGCCGTGACCACAGGCGCTATGAACATTGTCAAGAGAATATTAGACAAAGATTAG
- a CDS encoding DUF2203 domain-containing protein: METEIKYFTPLEAKKTLPLVRKIVDDILVEGRELKSLLKTEEKTPEIEERIELKKDNILAYIEELSEIGCFFKDWNFEFGLVDFPSVINGEEVLLCWRSDEDDIKFYHGLNDGFRGRKEIPAGYLDL; encoded by the coding sequence ATGGAAACAGAAATTAAATATTTTACCCCTCTTGAAGCAAAAAAGACACTTCCTCTTGTAAGAAAAATTGTGGATGACATTTTGGTTGAAGGGAGGGAACTGAAATCACTTCTTAAAACTGAAGAAAAAACTCCTGAAATTGAAGAGAGAATCGAGCTTAAGAAAGATAATATTCTCGCGTACATAGAGGAGCTTTCTGAGATTGGTTGCTTCTTCAAGGACTGGAATTTTGAGTTCGGACTTGTTGATTTCCCTTCCGTAATCAACGGAGAAGAGGTGCTGCTTTGCTGGAGGAGTGATGAAGATGACATAAAATTCTATCACGGACTGAATGACGGCTTTAGAGGCAGAAAAGAAATTCCTGCAGGTTATCTCGATTTATGA
- a CDS encoding YpdA family putative bacillithiol disulfide reductase — protein MKYDVLIIGAGPIGLACAIEAKRNGLTYKVIEKGCLVNSIFNYPVNMTFFSTSERLEIGEVPFISHGTKPTRSEALEYYRRVAESWKLDINLYERVSNVSGTIGDFTVKTDKGVYASRVVIVSTGFYDFPNLMNIPGEELPKVKHYYDDPHLYANMDVVVIGGGNSAVDVALETFRKGARVSMVVKNQEIDKGVKYWVRPDIENRIKDGSIISYFNSSVVEIKPDSVAISTPDGEKELKNDFVLAMTGYRPDYDFLTRIGIATIDPVTMEPQYDNTTFQTNIPGIFLAGVVCCGQETRKWFIENSRYHATNIFVYIKGIL, from the coding sequence ATGAAATATGATGTACTGATTATCGGTGCGGGACCGATAGGACTCGCCTGTGCAATTGAAGCTAAAAGGAATGGACTCACATACAAGGTGATCGAAAAAGGCTGCCTTGTGAACTCCATTTTCAATTATCCCGTGAACATGACATTCTTCTCTACTTCAGAAAGACTCGAAATCGGGGAAGTACCGTTCATTTCACACGGCACAAAACCCACGAGAAGTGAAGCTCTCGAATATTACAGAAGAGTGGCTGAATCATGGAAACTCGATATCAATCTTTACGAAAGGGTATCCAATGTCTCCGGCACAATCGGGGATTTCACCGTAAAGACTGATAAAGGTGTTTACGCTTCCAGAGTTGTAATCGTCTCAACAGGCTTCTACGATTTCCCCAACCTGATGAACATTCCCGGAGAGGAACTTCCAAAGGTAAAGCACTACTACGATGACCCGCATCTCTACGCAAACATGGATGTGGTGGTAATCGGTGGTGGAAACTCCGCGGTGGATGTGGCGCTCGAAACTTTTCGCAAGGGTGCCCGGGTGTCCATGGTGGTCAAAAATCAGGAAATTGACAAAGGTGTGAAATACTGGGTAAGACCCGATATCGAAAACAGAATAAAAGACGGCAGTATCATCTCATATTTCAACTCAAGTGTGGTTGAAATCAAGCCGGATAGCGTGGCAATCTCCACCCCTGATGGTGAAAAGGAATTAAAAAACGATTTCGTTCTCGCCATGACGGGTTACCGCCCTGATTACGACTTCCTCACTCGAATCGGCATCGCAACTATCGATCCCGTTACTATGGAACCACAGTATGACAACACAACTTTCCAGACCAATATCCCGGGAATTTTCCTCGCAGGTGTAGTCTGCTGCGGACAGGAAACCAGAAAATGGTTCATCGAAAATTCACGATACCATGCAACAAACATCTTTGTGTATATCAAAGGGATACTGTGA